GTGACGAACGTCAAGCTCGAATATTCTACGAACAACGGAACGTCATGGTCGCAGATTGTAGCAAGCACGGCGGCGAGCGTGGGGACGTATGCGTGGACGATACCCGCAGCGACACAGACTTCATCGCAATGCCTCATAAAAATCAGCGATGTCTCGAATCTTTCGGTAAATGACCAGAGTGACGGTGTATTCTCCATCGTTGCTGTAGCTCCTACCGCGAGCATACGGGTTACATCGCCCAACGGCGGCGAAACCTTGACCGTCGGAACCGCGCAAAACATCACCTGGACTTCCTCCGGTGTGACGAACGTCAAGCTCGAATATTCTACGAACAACGGAACGTCATGGTCGCAGATTATAGCAAGCACGCCGGCGAGCGCGGGGAGCTACGCGTGGACGATACCCGCAGCGACACAGACTTCATCGCAATGCCTCATAAAAATCAGCGACGCCTCGATTCTTTCCATGAATGACCAGAGTGACGCTGTGTTCTCCATCGCTGCCGTGGTACCGACCGCAACCATCCGGGTAACCTCCCCCAACGGCGGCGAGACCTGGACAGTCGGAACGACGAAGAATGTTACCTGGACATCGAGCAGCGTAACGAATGTCAAGATCGAATACTCGACAAACAACGGCTCGACTTGGTTAACTATCATCGCTAGTACGACTGCATCGGCGGGGAGCTACGCTTGGCTTGTACCAGGCGTAACTTCAACTCAATGCCTTGTCAGGATAAGCGATGCGGCAAATGCTGCTGTAAATGATGTGAGCGACGGCGTTTTTGCAATTTCGCCTGCCGGGAAAATAACCGTTACCGCGCCCAACGGCGGTGAACGCTGGCCGGTGGGCATATCCCAGGCTATCACCTGGGATTATTCCGGCGTCACTTTTGTCAAGATAGAATATTCCACGGACGGCGGAGTGACGTGGACAGTTATAGTCCCCAGCCTTACCGCTTCGGATCAAACGTACTATTGGACTGTGTCCGCCGCTGTTTCGACTACGTGTAAAATTCGGATCAGCGATGTCTCCAATGCGGCGGTTTCGGATTACAGCGACATCGCATTCACCGTTTCTCCGGCTGTCTCGCTGAAACTCACATCGCCGGTCGGGGGAGAGTCCTGGATCGCCGGTTCCAGCCATGCGATAACCTGGGAGCAGAAAAACCTGGCCGCTCTTGGCATATTTTATTCTATAGATTCCGGAAATAACTGGATAGAGATAAAATCCGGCGTATCAGCCGCTGACGGTTCCTATACCTGGATTGTCCCGGATGTGTCCTCCACCACTTGCCATGTTGGGATTGTGGATCAGGATGGAAACATAGAGAGCACCTCCCCCTCCAGTTTCACCATAAAAGCTGCGCCCAAGCCATCCATTCAGGTGCTTTCCCCGGACGGCGGCGAGCAGTGGGCTGTCGGCTCCACGGTGGCAATCACCTGGCAGGCCCAGCAGACAGGCCCTCTTCTTCTCCAGTATTCGAATGACAGCGGCGCGCGCTGGGTGGACATCAAATCCGGGGTGAGCGCATCCGATCAGTCCTATACCTGGACGGTGCCCAATGATCCTTCCACGAAATGCCTGGTGAGGATCACCGATCCCGCAAGCTCGCTCACTGATATGAGTAATGGTTCATTTTCGATAGTGGCAGTGGTCACCTCATTTATAACCGTGCTTTCGCCCGCGCCGGGCGATAGATGGACGGTAGGGTCCACCAAGCAGATAACCTGGCAGTTCAAGGGAGTGAACGAGGTGAAGATCGAGCTTTCAACCGACGGCGGCGTTAGTTTTCCCCCCGGGCAGATGATCGCCGACAATCCACCCAATGCTGCAAGCGGAACTTTCAGTTGGATAGTAACAAATGTGAAATCCGACTCGTGTGTAATTAAAATTAGCGACCGTTCCAATTCGGCGATATATGACCGGAGCGATGGATTTTTCTCGATTATTCGGCCTGAGGTTACAATTCAGCATACGATTCCCCGGAATGTTGCCGCTGAGAATGATACAATCACCTTTGTCGCTCTGGTCACCGGAACTTCGGAGATAAGCCAGGTGCTGCTGTACTACGATGAAAACGGCCGTCGAAAGTTTGATAATAGCGTTCCCATGACCAAATCCGGCAGCGGCGGTCTCTATATTTTCACCCTGGGGAGCGGGAAATTTACCTCGCTGGGCATGGAATATTACATCACCGCACGTGATATAAACAATATCCGGGCAAATGCGCCGCCGGACACGGGTTTCTATAACATCAGCGCCAGGGTGGAGGGCATGGTATCGCCGTATGGAGTAAAAGGCGGCAATGTGCAGAACTCCTACAAGATGATCTCCATACCGCTCAATCTGGAAGAGACTTCCATCACCGGCCAGCTTGCGGGAACTCTGAATGGCGCCATGGGAACGGACTGGCGGCTTTTCCGCTACAATCCCCTGAAAGATGTACCGGAAGAGTATCCCAACATTGAAGGATTCAAACCGGGGATCGCTTTCTGGATGATTACACGGAACGATTTCAAACTCCAGCCCCCGAAGGGAACCACGGTCACCACCGCAGAGCCGTTCTCCATGACGCTGAAGCCGGGATGGAACGACATCGCCAATCCCTGGATGTTCGACATTTCCTGGGTGGATATGGAGAATCCTTCAAAGGCGAATCTCAGCAAGCCTTACACCTACGAGGGAGGCTGGTCGGATCCAACAAATGCGCCAAAGGTCTTCAACCCCTGGACCGGGTATGCGGTGAAAAATCTGGAAAATCGCAATGTGGTGATCCGGCTCAAGCCGAAACCGGCCGGTGTGCAGAAACCGGCGGCGAAAGAGAGCACCCTCCTCTGGGCGCTGACCCTTAAAACATCCGCGGCTCTCGCTGTCGACAACGCCAATCATCTCGGAGCCGGCAGTGACGCCTCAGCGGAGTGGGATATTCATGACCATGTTGAACCGCCCCCGGTCGGGGACTATGTTTCCCTCACCTTCCCGCACAGGAACTGGACACGGTATCCCTCCGACTATACTGTGGATATACGGCCCCCGGAAGAACAGCTTTCCTGGGATTTCGATGTGAGAACCAATATTTCCCGTGAGAAAGTGACGGTTTCCCTGGAAGGTATTGAACACCTCCCCGCAGGACTGAATCTGACCGTGACCGACCGTGATACCGGCGAAAAGGTGAATATTCAGGGCAGCACATTCGATTTCCTTTCCGGTATCGGCTTCACCGAGCGTCATTTCACCCTGACGGCTTATGATTCCGGTAATGCGGGCAGGGAAGATATCCAGAAAAAACCTGTGAGCTTTGTGACAGCAAATTCCTATCCCAATCCGTTCAATCCTTCCACAGTTATCAGGTATGAGCTGTCCGAGAGGGGGAAGGTGATGGTAACCGTTTTCAATGCAGTGGGCCAGAAAGTACGTGAATACAATCTGGGATACCGTGAGCGCGGGGTGCATGAGCTGGTGTTCGACGCCCGTGGATTGACATCGGGGCTGTATGTGTATCATATCGATGCCGGGTATGCCTCTGTGACCGAAAAAATGCTCTTCATGAAATGAGAAAAAGGAATGTATAGATCCTGAAACGAGTTCAGGATGACACGTGTCATGCCGAACTCGTTGCCGCTTCGCGGGAACGATGAACTCGTTTCGATATCTATTTTGAAAAGCAACGCAATAATATATGTCGTCATGATTAACAGGATTTGTAATCATGTAAATCTTGTAAATCCTGTCAAAAAATTATGCAACCACAGGGTAAACACATGAGAAAGTATATTTCAGCGGCGGTGCTGTTCTGTATGGCTTTCATTCTGGTTGCCGAAGCTTGGGCAGCCACCGGGCCTCATCTCAAGATCGGCGATGTTTTCCCGGGGTTTTTCCTCAAAGACCTGAATGGCAATCCCTTTTATCTCAGGGAACAGGTGGGGAACGCCCCGACCAGGAAGTATCAGGGAATTCTCTTCAGTTTTTGCGCCTATACCTGCAAGCCCTGCCGCAAGGAGATTCCCGAGCTGGAAAAACTTGGCGCGAAGTATCAAAAGCAGGGACTGGGGGTGATTCTTATCGATGTCGGCGATAATAACAAGGTGGCGCAGAGTCTTGCGGCCGAGTTGAAGACCTCCCTCCCGATGCTGGTGGACCGTTACGGTGTGGTGCTCGATCTGGTGGGACATCCGGGGCTCCCGCATACGGTGCTGATAGATGGCGCGGGAAAGGTTCGATACCTGAACACCTCTTTTTCGGAAGAGAAGGCAATCGAGATACTTACGGGGTTGGAAAATGAGATCAAGGCTGTGCTGGATGCTGCTTCCGGCGCTTCTTCTCGGTAGCATAACCGGCAAGGCAGCAGATGAAAAAACAGTACGGATACTGTTCACAAACAACTCCAACGGGAAACTGGTGGACTGCAACTGCCGTAACGACCCCTATGGCGGTCTGGCCGAACGGGTAAGTCTCGTCCGGGAATATCGGTCACGGTATCCCGATATGCTTCTCCTGGATTCGGGTGGCTACCTGGGACTTTCCGATGTTGATCGCAAAGGCCAGGTTATTTTCAAGCTTATGGAGATAATGGGGTATAACGCCTGGGGAGTGGGCGAGCAGGAGCTTTACCGGGGAATGTCACGCTTCCTCGCGCTCTCCGGGAGCTTCCGGGAAAGAATGGTAAGCGCCACCCTGATGAATCCCGGCGGTGAAAAACTGTTCTCTCCCTGGCGCATGTTTACCGTGGATTCGGTACGGATTGCGGTCATCGGGATTTCGGGGGCGGAAAGTTTCGCCTGGTTGCCGAAAGAGAGCCTGGATTTT
The window above is part of the Candidatus Latescibacter sp. genome. Proteins encoded here:
- a CDS encoding T9SS type A sorting domain-containing protein, giving the protein VTNVKLEYSTNNGTSWSQIVASTAASVGTYAWTIPAATQTSSQCLIKISDVSNLSVNDQSDGVFSIVAVAPTASIRVTSPNGGETLTVGTAQNITWTSSGVTNVKLEYSTNNGTSWSQIIASTPASAGSYAWTIPAATQTSSQCLIKISDASILSMNDQSDAVFSIAAVVPTATIRVTSPNGGETWTVGTTKNVTWTSSSVTNVKIEYSTNNGSTWLTIIASTTASAGSYAWLVPGVTSTQCLVRISDAANAAVNDVSDGVFAISPAGKITVTAPNGGERWPVGISQAITWDYSGVTFVKIEYSTDGGVTWTVIVPSLTASDQTYYWTVSAAVSTTCKIRISDVSNAAVSDYSDIAFTVSPAVSLKLTSPVGGESWIAGSSHAITWEQKNLAALGIFYSIDSGNNWIEIKSGVSAADGSYTWIVPDVSSTTCHVGIVDQDGNIESTSPSSFTIKAAPKPSIQVLSPDGGEQWAVGSTVAITWQAQQTGPLLLQYSNDSGARWVDIKSGVSASDQSYTWTVPNDPSTKCLVRITDPASSLTDMSNGSFSIVAVVTSFITVLSPAPGDRWTVGSTKQITWQFKGVNEVKIELSTDGGVSFPPGQMIADNPPNAASGTFSWIVTNVKSDSCVIKISDRSNSAIYDRSDGFFSIIRPEVTIQHTIPRNVAAENDTITFVALVTGTSEISQVLLYYDENGRRKFDNSVPMTKSGSGGLYIFTLGSGKFTSLGMEYYITARDINNIRANAPPDTGFYNISARVEGMVSPYGVKGGNVQNSYKMISIPLNLEETSITGQLAGTLNGAMGTDWRLFRYNPLKDVPEEYPNIEGFKPGIAFWMITRNDFKLQPPKGTTVTTAEPFSMTLKPGWNDIANPWMFDISWVDMENPSKANLSKPYTYEGGWSDPTNAPKVFNPWTGYAVKNLENRNVVIRLKPKPAGVQKPAAKESTLLWALTLKTSAALAVDNANHLGAGSDASAEWDIHDHVEPPPVGDYVSLTFPHRNWTRYPSDYTVDIRPPEEQLSWDFDVRTNISREKVTVSLEGIEHLPAGLNLTVTDRDTGEKVNIQGSTFDFLSGIGFTERHFTLTAYDSGNAGREDIQKKPVSFVTANSYPNPFNPSTVIRYELSERGKVMVTVFNAVGQKVREYNLGYRERGVHELVFDARGLTSGLYVYHIDAGYASVTEKMLFMK
- a CDS encoding TlpA disulfide reductase family protein, with amino-acid sequence MRKYISAAVLFCMAFILVAEAWAATGPHLKIGDVFPGFFLKDLNGNPFYLREQVGNAPTRKYQGILFSFCAYTCKPCRKEIPELEKLGAKYQKQGLGVILIDVGDNNKVAQSLAAELKTSLPMLVDRYGVVLDLVGHPGLPHTVLIDGAGKVRYLNTSFSEEKAIEILTGLENEIKAVLDAASGASSR